The sequence TATTATTTCCTGTTTTTAATTCGTATGATTTACCTTTCCATACAAAAACTCCATCTGTATTTTGTGGGAGTAATATATTAGCAATTAAATGATTATTCTTTACCGAATATTTAACTTTAATCATTCCATTAGGATGTGGCATTTCTCCACCAATTTCAGTAATGTCTCCAAGATGTGGCTCGATCTTTACCTTCGCGAAACCCGGAGCATCGCTGTCAACACCTAACATGATTCTGAAAAATTCAATATTAGGACTGGATCCCCAGGCGTGACAATCCGAGCGGGTGTTTTTTATATCAGAAGTCTCAGCCCAGGTTGTTAATCCCATATCCATGTTTTCTCTCCATTTGTCTAACCATTTAAGATAATCGTTACCTAATCCTGCTTTTGTTAATGCCTGATGCAGGTAAAATTTATAGTAGATAGAAGCAGGAGCCAAAGTATTATCTGTTAATAGTTTTTGTGCTGTTTTGATTGCTTCTTCACCGGATATTAATCCGGTTAAAATTGCGAGCGTACCTGCATGTTGCGAGAACAAATCCTTTTCAATACGGTCGGCAAATAGTTGGCGATTTTCATCCCAGTATTTTAATGCGATAGTTTTTTTAAGCTGTTCAGCTTTCATTTTATAATCATCAGATAGCTCTTTTAATCCTAAATGAAGTTCTATATCTGCTGCTACCTGGTAGGCCCAAAGAAGCTGAAAATCTAAAAGTGCCGAACTGCCATCGTTTCCCATTGGAGGAATGCCTTCCGTCCAGCCATCGGTATAAACCCAATCGGTAAAAGTCCAGTACGGAACATCTTTCAAAGAACCATCTTTTCCCTGGTACCGTTTAAAAAATTCCAATACATTCCGTGTACTTTGCAGCTTCTCTTTGACAAAATCAACATCACTGCCATACATCATATAATCATGCAACATAGCAACGTACCACAATGAAAAGGTTGAAATATATTGCGGAGTTACCGATGGGTGACGGCTGGCAGTAACCCCTTCGGGCTGTTGCGAATACTGCATCTGGTTTAAGGCATTTCGCATTAAACGATCATCTCCGCTGTTGTATAACGAAACCAAGGCCTGAATCCGTCCGTCGCCAATGTATTGCAATTGCTCATAATAAGGGCAGTCCATGTAAGTCTCCATGGCGCACAGGCGGGCAGAACGCCAACCTATTTCCAGCATCTTCTGAAGCTCCTTGTTGTCCGACTCCAGTTTCGCATTAAATTCAAATGGATAGCCTGTAAAAGTGCCGGAAATATCTTCCAGGATAAGCGGCGAATCTTTGGTTGCAATTTTCAGTTCAATAAAACGATAAGTTCTGTAATTCAACGGAGTAAAAACCTGATTTTCGGAACCGTCAGAAAAAATGCTGTCAACGCGCCCGATCAGTGTTTTTCCTTCCACATCATTTCTGTTACCTTTTTCAGGATATTCACTGAATAATGCTTCCTGATAACCGACGGTAAAAACTCCGTCCTTTCCCCCGCTGAAAACAAGCGTTGGGTACGCATTGGTGAGAAATGTTTGATCCAATAACAGCGTAACATCTGTATTCGCAGGAATTGTAAGTTTTGTCTGCACTGATGGGAAAGTCGAAGGGACCGAAATACCTTCTGCGTTTCTAAGCTTTAGCAGCCGTTGTTCTTTCAACTCCATTTGCGGTATTGCAGACGGCATCAGCAGCCAACTGTCCAGTACCCCGTGAAATCCCAGACGGTTTTTGGGCAGTCCGGGGAAAAGAGCTTCTGCATTATTCCAATGATTATCTTCACAAGAAATTGCACTCCATCCTTTTATTTGTTCCGACATTTGTATCCGTTCTCCCGGTCCGGCTACATAAAAAGTATTCATGACTACCGGAATTGGGCTGTAACTTTTGTCCTGCGCACACTTCCAGGTGCTATTCGTATTAAGGAGCTGAGCTTCTTTTGTCCCACCTTGCAAAATAAATGCAGTCCTTAACGAGAGGTGTCCTTCGGTTCGGAATTCGCCCTCGTTCCATACCTGAGCTGCAACAATATTTTTTCCTTCGTGTAAATAGTGAGCCAAGTCTACCGTTTCATAGTTCCAATGGTTTATATCACCTCTGGCCGGCCCTAACGAAACCAATTTTTCATTGACATAGAGTTTGTAACGGTTATCTGCTGAAATATGTACAGGAAATTCCTCTGGAACATCAGATAGCTCCAGATTCTTTCTAAATACATACACTCCGTAATCATTCAGCCCAGTACCTGGTACAGTTATCCAGCGTGCTTTCCAAAACTCATTTAACAAATCAGGCACTTCACTCAGAATGACTGAAGGTTGGGCATTGTCTCCGGTAATCCTCACTGCTGTAACATCAAAAGCTCCCATCACCTTACCTGTCATTGAGTTTTGGTCTATTTTGTCTAATTCCAGATTTATATCCATGTCCTGCTCTGCTTTCCAACCAGTCTTGAGGCTGTTTCCATTTATTTCAACTGTTGACAGCGCTGTAGGTTCCTGTTGCCCCTCGCGTTTTAGAGAACCCTTCCAGTTATCGTTTTCATTTTCCAATACCAGAGTCATTCTCACATCTCCGCTTTGTGCACCTTCTACTAAAACATCCCATTTCCCGGCAAAGAAATCTGAGAGATTTTCCTGTGCATTTATCGTTGTACTAAAAAGGATCAATATTATCCCAATGATTGTGATTTGATTTCTTTTCATGATATTGTTATTGTTCTTTCTGCTTTAGATTTATAGTCAAGTGAGTTTTTCCTGATGGAATAATCACGAATTCCTTCTCTGAATCAGACTGAGTGTTTAAGGACTTTCCATCTACTTCAAGAGTATATTTCTCAAACTCAGGCAGAATAATTTTCCCGGAGCAATTACAGGGCACCTCCAACTCAGCATAAATTATTCCTTGTTCTTTTCTCTCGCAACGAATGGAAACCAGACCATGAATTGATTCATAGCTTGCCTCAGCATGATTTATTTCTGATATGAATTTGGGAGCAAATATTATTTCTCTGAATCCCGGAACATCTTTATTTACATCTATTCCTGCAACATGGCGGATTAGAAAATTATCCACAAATCCCATAAAATAATGGATATGCGATGATTTGTTCTCCCAGTGCTCCCAAAGAGAGGTAGCTCCATTTTTTAGCATAAAACCATAACCGGGGTAAGCATCATTAGCTGCTACTTTGTATGCCAGTTCGCCCTGCTGATTTTTGGGTAAATATTCCCACAAACTATAACCGGTAAATATCCCTCCGTAAAAATGGTAATCACGATTCTTTTCAATATCGTTTAACAAAGTTTGGTAAACCGGTGCCTTGTGTTCAGGTTTTACAATTTTATTGTTTAATGCCATTGCATTGGGGCCTTGCCTGTATAACGATGGTGTAATCCCACGAAATATCATTTTCTCTTCATCAAAACAATAGGAGTAAATTGCATCTTGTACAATTTGGGCTTGCTTCTCAAATTCCCGGCAGTCCTTATTTTT comes from uncultured Draconibacterium sp. and encodes:
- a CDS encoding alpha-L-rhamnosidase C-terminal domain-containing protein is translated as MKRNQITIIGIILILFSTTINAQENLSDFFAGKWDVLVEGAQSGDVRMTLVLENENDNWKGSLKREGQQEPTALSTVEINGNSLKTGWKAEQDMDINLELDKIDQNSMTGKVMGAFDVTAVRITGDNAQPSVILSEVPDLLNEFWKARWITVPGTGLNDYGVYVFRKNLELSDVPEEFPVHISADNRYKLYVNEKLVSLGPARGDINHWNYETVDLAHYLHEGKNIVAAQVWNEGEFRTEGHLSLRTAFILQGGTKEAQLLNTNSTWKCAQDKSYSPIPVVMNTFYVAGPGERIQMSEQIKGWSAISCEDNHWNNAEALFPGLPKNRLGFHGVLDSWLLMPSAIPQMELKEQRLLKLRNAEGISVPSTFPSVQTKLTIPANTDVTLLLDQTFLTNAYPTLVFSGGKDGVFTVGYQEALFSEYPEKGNRNDVEGKTLIGRVDSIFSDGSENQVFTPLNYRTYRFIELKIATKDSPLILEDISGTFTGYPFEFNAKLESDNKELQKMLEIGWRSARLCAMETYMDCPYYEQLQYIGDGRIQALVSLYNSGDDRLMRNALNQMQYSQQPEGVTASRHPSVTPQYISTFSLWYVAMLHDYMMYGSDVDFVKEKLQSTRNVLEFFKRYQGKDGSLKDVPYWTFTDWVYTDGWTEGIPPMGNDGSSALLDFQLLWAYQVAADIELHLGLKELSDDYKMKAEQLKKTIALKYWDENRQLFADRIEKDLFSQHAGTLAILTGLISGEEAIKTAQKLLTDNTLAPASIYYKFYLHQALTKAGLGNDYLKWLDKWRENMDMGLTTWAETSDIKNTRSDCHAWGSSPNIEFFRIMLGVDSDAPGFAKVKIEPHLGDITEIGGEMPHPNGMIKVKYSVKNNHLIANILLPQNTDGVFVWKGKSYELKTGNNTIKL